ATGATCGTGATGGATGGAATTGCAGAACGCCAAAAAGTTCTCGTGGGAGCAGGTGGCGTCGTAAGCGAGGAGACTGTCGCCAAGATTGCTGCTGAGTTTGATGTTGTCAGCAATCCTGAGTTCTTGCGCGAAGGTTCAGCAGTCTACGACACCTTTAACCCAGATCGTATCGTGTTGGGCAGCAACAACCCGAAAGGGATCGCGATGATGAAGGAACTCTACACCCCCATCGTTGAGCGCAAGTTTGCCGAAGACCAGTCTTTACCACAAGTCCCTGTATTGGTTACAGATATCAACTCGGCGGAGATGATCAAGTACGCCGCCAACGCCTTCCTAGCTACTAAGATTAGCTTTATTAATGAAGTAGCGAATATATGCGATCGCGTTGGTGCTGATGTCACCCAAGTTGCTAAAGGCATTGGCTTGGATTCCCGCATTGGCAACAAGTTTTTGCAAGCTGGCATTGGCTGGGGTGGCTCGTGTTTCCCCAAAGATGTCTCAGCCTTAGTTCACACGGCTGACGACTATAACTATGATGCTCAATTGCTTAAAGCCGCAGTGAGCGTCAACCAACGCCAGCGCCTGATTGCCTTGGAAAAACTCCAACAGGTACTCAAAATCCTCAAGGGCAAAACTGTTGGACTGCTGGGTTTAACTTTCAAACCCGATACCGATGATATGCGCGATGCACCTTCGCTCAACCTCATCGAGAACCTCAACCGACTGGGTGCAAAAGTTAAAGCCTACGACCCAATTGTTTCTTCTACTGGTATGCGTCACGGTCTGACTGGCGTGTTTGTGGAAACCGACCCAGAACGGCTGGCTGATGGCTGCGATGCTTTGGTAGTGGTTACAGAATGGCAGCAGTTCCGCACTTTAGACTATCCCAAGATGGCTAAGTTGATGAACAATCCTGTCGTCATCGATGGTCGCAACTTCTTGGATAAAAAAGAGCTAGAAAATGCTGGTTTCCATTATGTGGGAATAGGCCACTAAATAGTTTTGACTAGCAAAAAAGGGTGGGCAATGCCCACCTTTTTTATTTATTAGCTAGGTGTTCGTAATTCCTCCGCACACCCATAATTTCCGTTTCCATATTCGTAATTAATAATTTTATAGATATCGTTTTTATTCTAATCAGCTCTTGATAAAAAGCAGCTAGAAAAAGCTGGCTTCCATTATGCGGTCATAGGTAACTAAATAATTTGACTAAAAAAAAGTTGGCAGCGTCCATATTTTTTATTTGTTAGCTAGATATTTATAATTACTCCGGATAACCATATATTTCCTTTATAATGTGTAAATTAATTAATAAGTTTGTAGATATCTGTTTTTCTACTTAGCATTATACTTACCGTGTTATCACTGAGGAAAACGTAGTTATTACTAGGCAGTTTGAAATAATTCCTTTATTAAAATTAGGAAAATTTGTATGTACTTAGCTTTAAGCAGAAGCAGCCTGCTGCTAGGCAGCGTTTTCGTGGTGCAAGCTCTGACCTATGCGATCGCCAGCGCCCAATCTATCACCCCAGCTAACGATGGCACAGGGACGACTGTCACGCCACGAGGCAACACTATTAACATAAACGGCGGCCAACTATCTAGAGATCGCGCCAATCTATTTCACAGTTTCCAGAAATTTGGCTTGAATCCTGGGGAAATTGCCAATTTTCTCTCTAACCCAGCGATAAAGAATATTTTAGGGCGCGTGGAGGGCGGGGATGCATCTATTATTAATGGCTTAATTCAGGTAAGCGGCGGAAATTCTAACTTATTTTTGATGAACCCGGCGGGGATAGTTTTTGGCAGTGGTGCAAGTTTAAACGTTCCCGCGTCATTTACCGCAACAACTGCCAATGCTATTGGATTTGGCAACAACAACTGGTTTAATGCCCTCGGGGGAAATAACTACGCCGCACTCATAGGGAACCCTAACAGCTTTGCCTTCACCAAAGAGAATATAGGAGCGATCGCTAATTCTGGCAATATAGCCGTAAACTCAGGACAAACTATCAGTTTAGTCGGCGGCAGCGTCATCAACACCGGGACATTATCAGCACCGGGGGGCAATATCACCATAACAGCCCTACAGGAGGAGAAATTAGTCAGAATTACTCCAAACGGGAGTCTGCTGAGTTTGGAATTGCCCCTCGACACAAAGACGACAATTAACGCCAAAACCCAAACAATCGCGCCGGCATCATTACCGCAACTCTTGACAGGCGGCACAATTCCAGATGCACTGCAAGTTGTTACCAGTCCTGATGGTAGGGTGCAAGTAGTAGGTAACAACGGCTACGTCGGTAACAAGGGAGAAATTGCCGCATCTTCCAGCAACAACGGCGGAAAAGTTAACATTAACTCTCGCGTGCTGGAAAATCGCGGCAATATCAGTGCAAGTGGCAATACTGGCGGGAATATTAATATCCAGACTCGTAACTTACTGGATGCAGGACAAATTGCGGCTAATGGAACTGGGGGAAATGGCGGCAATATAGCAGTAAACTACAGCGGCACAGCAATCCAAACCGCCAGCGCCACAACCCAGGCAAACGGACAAGTTGGAGGCAATATTACCTTCAACGGTTCGCAAGATACAGTATTAACCACGTCAGGAAGCTTGCAAGCAACAGGAGAAACAGGCGGCAAGATTCGCATATTTGGCGGCGACTTGCGACTCATGGCAGCATCGCTAAATGCTAGCGGTAGTAGTGGGGGCGGGGAAATTCTCGCAGGCGGGGATTATCAAGGACAAACGACAGGGGCGATAAATGCCCAGAACACCTTTGTCAATCATGCCACGACGTTGAATGCCGATGCTCTAGAGAATGGCAACGGCGGGAAAGTGATAGTTTGGTCAGATCAAAGAACAGACTTTTACGGCACTGTTACAGCAAGAGGCGGTAAAGATAGCGGTAACGGTGGCTTTATGGAAGTCTCCGGGAAGAACGATTTAGCGTTTAATGGGATGGCAGATGCCAGCGCTGCAAAAGGAAAAGCCGGGCAGTTGCTACTCGACCCCAAGAGTATCATCATCGATAGCAGTGTAAGTGGCAGTTCGTTTCAACTGCTTGACCCGAACCCTAACATAAATAATTACTTTGGCTATAAGGCGGCGGTGTTGAGTAATGGCAACATAGTCGTGTCTTCCCGGGGTGATAGCTTAATTGCTCAGAATGCTGGGGCGGTATATTTATTTAATCCCACGACTGGGGCCGTCTTGGGGACGATTAATGGTCAAAACAGCGGCGACTATTTTGGCAGCTTCGAGATCGCTGGCTTAAATAACGGTAACTTTGTCTTCGGCAACCCTGTGGCTAGCGCAGGCGGTACATATCGCGGCACGGTGATTCTGGCAAACGGTACGACTGGGGTGGAAATTAACCGCATCAACGGACAAGCTGATTACGACTATTTCGGCAGCTTCGTAATCGCTGCCCTAACTAATGGTAACTTTGTCTTCGGCAACTCTTATGCTCGTGCAGGCGGTACGAGGCGCGGCACGGTGATTCTGGCAAACGGTACGAC
The Microcoleus sp. FACHB-831 genome window above contains:
- a CDS encoding UDP-glucose/GDP-mannose dehydrogenase family protein; amino-acid sequence: MRVCVIGTGYVGLVTGACLAHIGHHVICVDNNEEKIKLMKAGQSPIFEPGLSDIMQAAYQSGNLEFTTDLGAGVEHGEILFIAVGTPPLPTGESDTRYVEAVARGIGAHLTDGYKVIVNKSTVPIGSGDWVRMIVMDGIAERQKVLVGAGGVVSEETVAKIAAEFDVVSNPEFLREGSAVYDTFNPDRIVLGSNNPKGIAMMKELYTPIVERKFAEDQSLPQVPVLVTDINSAEMIKYAANAFLATKISFINEVANICDRVGADVTQVAKGIGLDSRIGNKFLQAGIGWGGSCFPKDVSALVHTADDYNYDAQLLKAAVSVNQRQRLIALEKLQQVLKILKGKTVGLLGLTFKPDTDDMRDAPSLNLIENLNRLGAKVKAYDPIVSSTGMRHGLTGVFVETDPERLADGCDALVVVTEWQQFRTLDYPKMAKLMNNPVVIDGRNFLDKKELENAGFHYVGIGH